In Salvelinus fontinalis isolate EN_2023a chromosome 25, ASM2944872v1, whole genome shotgun sequence, one genomic interval encodes:
- the LOC129823017 gene encoding solute carrier family 22 member 17-like isoform X2 — MVLALGRKKQMMLISLSILPNLFLAFLLSSDALLTLTSPHHCRLPGPLPAAQILNTSLPWEKGGRVGDSGGLSQCKQYINGTQSGVENCEAGWDYNVTEGLRINIVTEWDLVCGQYWLVPVEEVSFILGVLTGCLGLGFAADRLGRLKTLLTSLTLSVVFGVLVCVSTTPPFFIVMRFCLAAASAGVYLTLYITRLELCDPSLRLLVTMVAGLTTVAGELLLLGFALGYQSWRGLLGTGAAPLSLFLTYGIPGVFPESPRWLLLSERSADLNSFSERRDRGRDDESFTELDSELSPSTRPHLSFPELVHSRNIWKNICVLGFTSFISHGISHCYSSFRGDVRGTAPSFYWTYLLSVCAGGGAWLLLWATVNRCGRRGILLLAMTMTGLASLILLGLMEYLSEAAITVFSVMGLFSSQAAASLCVLFTAEIMPTIIRGIGVGTVLALGCVGRLTSPLMDLRNHYGYFLHHVVYSSLALLAVLSILLLPESKRKPLPQTLADGEQYRRPSLGRRRRDNVPLLATPNPET; from the exons ATGGTCCTGGCCCTGGGGAGGAAGAAGCAGATGATGCTCATCAGTCTCTCCATCCTGCCCAATCTCTTCCTGgccttccttctctcctcggaCGCCCTGCTTACCCTCACCTCACCCCACCACTGCCGCCTCCCGGGACCCTTGCCTGCCGCCCAGATCCTTAACACCTCCCTGCCCTGGGAGAAGGGGGGCAGAGTGGGGGACAGCGGGGGACTGTCTCAGTGCAAGCAGTATATCAACGGTACCCAGTCCGGGGTGGAGAACTGTGAAGCTGGCTGGGACTACAACGTCACAGAAGGATTGAGGATTAACATTGTTACTGAG tgggATTTGGTGTGTGGTCAGTACTGGCTGGTTCCAGTCGAAGAGGTGTCCTTCATCCTGGGCGTTCTGACAGGATGCCTGGGACTGGGCTTTGCAGCTGACAG ACTGGGCAGGTTGAAGACACTACTCACCTCTCTGACCCTCTCAGTGGTATTTGGCGTGCTTGTGTGCGTCTCTACCACTCCCCCATTCTTTATTGTCATGCGTTTTTGCCTGGCTGCTGCTAGCGCCGGTGTCTACCTCACGCTTTACATCACAC GTCTTGAACTCTGTGACCCCTCACTACGTCTGCTAGTCACCATGGTGGCAGGACTAACTACAGTTGCTGGGGAGCTGCTGTTGCTGGGTTTTGCTCTGGGTTACCAGTCCTGGAGAGGCTTACTTGGAACTGGGGCTGCACCgctctctctgttcctcacctatgg taTTCCAGGGGTATTTCCTGAGTCTCCTCGCTGGCTCCTCCTCTCTGAGAGATCAGCTGATCTGAATTccttcagtgaaagaagagatagagggagggatgacgAGAGCTTCACAG AGCTGGACTCCGAGCTATCTCCCTCTACTCGCCCACACCTGTCCTTCCCAGAGCTCGTACACAGCAGGAACATCTGGAAAAATATATGTGTGCTCGGCTTCACCTC GTTCATTTCCCATGGCATTAGTCACTGTTACAGCTCGTTCCGCGGTGATGTCAGAGGCACTGCCCCCAGCTTCTATTGGACCTATCTACTCTCTGTCTGTGCGGGAGGAGGGGCCTGGCTGTTGTTATGGGCAACCGTGAACAGGTGTGGTCGACGTGGTATCCTGCTCCTCGCCATGACGATGACGGGGCTGGCATCTCTGATTCTCCTCGGACTGATGGAGT ATCTAAGTGAGGCGGCCATCACTGTGTTCTCAGTGATgggtctcttctcctcccaggcGGCTGCCTCTCTTTGTGTCCTCTTCACAGCAGAGATCATGCCCACCATCATCAG GGGCATTGGCGTGGGCACGGTGTTGGCCCTGGGCTGTGTGGGTCGGCTCACCTCGCCGCTCATGGACCTGCGCAACCACTATGGCTACTTCCTTCACCATGTGGTGTACTCCTCCCTGGCTCTGCTGGCCGTGCTCTCCATCCTGCTTCTGCCCGAGAGCAAGAGGAAACCGCTGCCCCAGACGCTGGCCGACGGGGAGCAGTACCGACGCCCCTCGCTGGGCCGGAGGAGGAGGGACAACGTGCCCCTGCTGGCCACCCCCAACCCAGAGACATAG
- the LOC129823017 gene encoding solute carrier family 22 member 17-like isoform X1 produces the protein MTSPASPIPSPSPCPPPPSSLPSSPTPSPLPPPPSLTPTGEVMVLALGRKKQMMLISLSILPNLFLAFLLSSDALLTLTSPHHCRLPGPLPAAQILNTSLPWEKGGRVGDSGGLSQCKQYINGTQSGVENCEAGWDYNVTEGLRINIVTEWDLVCGQYWLVPVEEVSFILGVLTGCLGLGFAADRLGRLKTLLTSLTLSVVFGVLVCVSTTPPFFIVMRFCLAAASAGVYLTLYITRLELCDPSLRLLVTMVAGLTTVAGELLLLGFALGYQSWRGLLGTGAAPLSLFLTYGIPGVFPESPRWLLLSERSADLNSFSERRDRGRDDESFTELDSELSPSTRPHLSFPELVHSRNIWKNICVLGFTSFISHGISHCYSSFRGDVRGTAPSFYWTYLLSVCAGGGAWLLLWATVNRCGRRGILLLAMTMTGLASLILLGLMEYLSEAAITVFSVMGLFSSQAAASLCVLFTAEIMPTIIRGIGVGTVLALGCVGRLTSPLMDLRNHYGYFLHHVVYSSLALLAVLSILLLPESKRKPLPQTLADGEQYRRPSLGRRRRDNVPLLATPNPET, from the exons ATGACATCACCTGCGTCCCCcatcccctccccttccccctgtccgcctcccccttcctccctcccctcgtctcccactccctcccccctcccacctcccccctccctgaCTCCCACAGGGGAGGTGATGGTCCTGGCCCTGGGGAGGAAGAAGCAGATGATGCTCATCAGTCTCTCCATCCTGCCCAATCTCTTCCTGgccttccttctctcctcggaCGCCCTGCTTACCCTCACCTCACCCCACCACTGCCGCCTCCCGGGACCCTTGCCTGCCGCCCAGATCCTTAACACCTCCCTGCCCTGGGAGAAGGGGGGCAGAGTGGGGGACAGCGGGGGACTGTCTCAGTGCAAGCAGTATATCAACGGTACCCAGTCCGGGGTGGAGAACTGTGAAGCTGGCTGGGACTACAACGTCACAGAAGGATTGAGGATTAACATTGTTACTGAG tgggATTTGGTGTGTGGTCAGTACTGGCTGGTTCCAGTCGAAGAGGTGTCCTTCATCCTGGGCGTTCTGACAGGATGCCTGGGACTGGGCTTTGCAGCTGACAG ACTGGGCAGGTTGAAGACACTACTCACCTCTCTGACCCTCTCAGTGGTATTTGGCGTGCTTGTGTGCGTCTCTACCACTCCCCCATTCTTTATTGTCATGCGTTTTTGCCTGGCTGCTGCTAGCGCCGGTGTCTACCTCACGCTTTACATCACAC GTCTTGAACTCTGTGACCCCTCACTACGTCTGCTAGTCACCATGGTGGCAGGACTAACTACAGTTGCTGGGGAGCTGCTGTTGCTGGGTTTTGCTCTGGGTTACCAGTCCTGGAGAGGCTTACTTGGAACTGGGGCTGCACCgctctctctgttcctcacctatgg taTTCCAGGGGTATTTCCTGAGTCTCCTCGCTGGCTCCTCCTCTCTGAGAGATCAGCTGATCTGAATTccttcagtgaaagaagagatagagggagggatgacgAGAGCTTCACAG AGCTGGACTCCGAGCTATCTCCCTCTACTCGCCCACACCTGTCCTTCCCAGAGCTCGTACACAGCAGGAACATCTGGAAAAATATATGTGTGCTCGGCTTCACCTC GTTCATTTCCCATGGCATTAGTCACTGTTACAGCTCGTTCCGCGGTGATGTCAGAGGCACTGCCCCCAGCTTCTATTGGACCTATCTACTCTCTGTCTGTGCGGGAGGAGGGGCCTGGCTGTTGTTATGGGCAACCGTGAACAGGTGTGGTCGACGTGGTATCCTGCTCCTCGCCATGACGATGACGGGGCTGGCATCTCTGATTCTCCTCGGACTGATGGAGT ATCTAAGTGAGGCGGCCATCACTGTGTTCTCAGTGATgggtctcttctcctcccaggcGGCTGCCTCTCTTTGTGTCCTCTTCACAGCAGAGATCATGCCCACCATCATCAG GGGCATTGGCGTGGGCACGGTGTTGGCCCTGGGCTGTGTGGGTCGGCTCACCTCGCCGCTCATGGACCTGCGCAACCACTATGGCTACTTCCTTCACCATGTGGTGTACTCCTCCCTGGCTCTGCTGGCCGTGCTCTCCATCCTGCTTCTGCCCGAGAGCAAGAGGAAACCGCTGCCCCAGACGCTGGCCGACGGGGAGCAGTACCGACGCCCCTCGCTGGGCCGGAGGAGGAGGGACAACGTGCCCCTGCTGGCCACCCCCAACCCAGAGACATAG